A part of Gossypium hirsutum isolate 1008001.06 chromosome A07, Gossypium_hirsutum_v2.1, whole genome shotgun sequence genomic DNA contains:
- the LOC121232324 gene encoding cytochrome P450 71A1-like: protein MVKNYDTVFMNKPNTTAANILFYGCKDLGFSPYGDYWRQVRKLCALELLSARSVQTFQFVREEEVDAIIRKIHEAAVNGDVVDLTKMLMASRVIDEHKEKEAIDEKKDFISIILQLQKDGLDLTQGNIKAIILDMFAGGTETTSTTAEWAMSELLKKSDVLKKVEQDVRKVAKNKQKIDLNDLNETKYLKFFINVWAIQRDPTWWENPEEFIPERFENSRVHFKGQDFQFIPFGCGRRDCPGMPFAIASLEYLVANLLFRFDWKLGDGETTETLDLIENYGLTVNKKVPLRVMPTIFHPST from the exons ATGGTGAAAAACTACGATACTGTTTTCATGAACAAACCAAACACCACTGCTGCAAATATCTTGTTTTATGGGTGCAAAGATTTGGGGTTTTCACCTTATGGAGATTATTGGAGACAAGTTAGGAAACTTTGTGCTCTTGAGCTACTAAGTGCTCGAAGTGTTCAAACGTTTCAGTTCGTAAGAGAAGAAGAAGTTGATGCTATAATAAGGAAAATCCATGAGGCTGCTGTTAATGGTGATGTTGTTGATTTAACCAAGATGTTAATGGCGTCTCGA GTAATTGATGAACATAAGGAAAAGGAAGCCATTGATGAAAAGAAAGACTTCATTTCTATCATTTTGCAACTTCAAAAAGATGGCTTGGATCTCACTCAAGGCAACATCAAAGCAATCAtactg GACATGTTTGCTGGAGGAACTGAAACAACATCCACAACAGCAGAATGGGCAATGTCTGAATTGTTGAAAAAATCAGACGTGTTGAAAAAAGTTGAACAAGATGTACGAAAAGTGGCGAAAAACAAACAGAAAATCGATTTAAACGACCTAAATGAAACGAAATACTTGAAAT TTTTCATCAATGTGTGGGCGATTCAAAGGGACCCGACATGGTGGGAAAACCCCGAAGAGTTCATCCCGGAAAGATTTGAGAACTCCAGGGTTCATTTTAAGGGTCAAGATTTTCAGTTCATCCCGTTCGGATGCGGGAGAAGGGATTGTCCTGGGATGCCATTTGCGATTGCATCGCTTGAATATTTAGTTGCAAATCTTTTGTTTAGGTTTGATTGGAAGTTGGGTGATGGTGAAACTACGGAGACTTTGGATTTGATTGAAAACTATGGGCTTACTGTTAATAAGAAAGTTCCTCTTCGTGTTATGCCCACCATATT